In Heptranchias perlo isolate sHepPer1 chromosome 13, sHepPer1.hap1, whole genome shotgun sequence, the genomic stretch CCCAGTGATGATGCTGCCTGATGTCAGGGGTCTTCGTCCAAAGCCACACTTGTGCTCTGTTACTGTGACCCTACTTCAAGAAAGTGAAACAAGTTCAATCACATACTTTGCTTGGGTTTAGAGTATCCTCTCACCACAGTACATCTCTTGCTTCTACAGGAGATGTGAATGCTTCTTTGTTAAATTTTGACGGTCCTCGGATAACACTGGTTGTCAGAAATGGGACAAAGCCCTTACGAGTTAACATCGTTCCAGTGGTTCGGAGAGCCATAGAGAAGTTTCTTGAGGATGGAAATCAGAATGAGAAGGGATTTCCAGAGAGAACTAAGCCGGCAACACCCGAGGAAATTGACGTCAGCAATGGGACTTACTACCGATGGAGGTAAACGTAGCTTCTTCCCTTATTATAATTGGGgctactgatttaaagtgactgaTGTCAAGTTGGTTTTCATTACTTGGTAGTCTGGGATTTTTGCCAGTGTTTGGGGATCAAATTCTGCAATTCTATCCATGTTTCCATgaaaatacaagttttttctttctttgtcgTTTATGATGCAAATTGAACCCTGAAACTAGATAGTTCATTTCCTCCAATTCAGCATCCTCAATGTGATTTGGATTTGAAGTAAAgtgccagaggtgaaaggacgtAAATCAGTGCTTCAATAATGATAACATAATGTATTGAGTCCTCTAGCCCAGTCACCTCTGGGGAAGCTCGGCCTTGGGCTTTGTGTTTGACTTCACAGACAGAAAGTTCCGTTTGAACAGTTCACACTCTGTACTCTTTGGTTATTTGCATCTATAAACTCTTTATTAATGATACCATTAAGATTAAATTGACACTTTGTGCGATGTCCAGAATCCAGGTTGCGAGATCTCCTTTACTGGCCAGGATCCAGGTTAAATCCCTTGGCATGGTTAGCCTAAAAACAGACAAAATGTTAAATTTAGGATAATCTCAGAAGTAAAGACCTGGTGGTCAGCCTAATCAACGTGCGCCATGGTACCAGCGTTGGGATCTATCATCATGGTGTCCAATGCCATTGCAAGTAGCAGTATCCAGTTGCAATTCAGGTTGCAGCATCTTGCAAAATTAACTTGCAGGCTGAAGTACCATAAAACCAAATCAGGGTACCCAACAAGAGTCTGCTGTTACACTATTCTCAAATGACCTAAAAGATCCAATCCAGATTACGTTCTTAACTATTATAAACATCTTTCTACTGATTATTATAGAATACTCCGCGATCACTGTCATGATAGACCTcctaccaccatcaccaccaccaccaccacaaggtGCATTATCTGGGTACCTGGGGAATGCCAATAGTCATAAATGTCAAGCCCTACTACCTTGGAAACTTCCTATCTCACGTCTTCTTAAGAAGAATTAAGCTGTTTCCACAAAAATGATCCATGCTATGTGTTTCAAATCCAGGTTTTCTTTTGAGCGTCCGGTGTGGAAGTTGCTAGAGAATGCGGATGCTGACAGGGGGCATCGTCTGGACAGTCTGTGCCTACTGGACAGGATTAAAACTGACCACTGGCTTCCGGAGAAACACAAGAGAGGACTCACATTTAAGCAGCTGCAGGTGAATGAACTCATTTTAAAGAGAATTTCCCAATCATCCAAAAGCTTAAATCAAATGTAGATAAAATTAAGAATTGCAGCTGTAGTCCCAAATGGTTCCTAGGAGTTTGTTCATATATAACTTGGATATTCCTTTCGATGGGACATCATTGCTCACTATGGGGACTGCATTGTGATTGGTTGCCTGGAGATGCGGCTGTGTTGCACGTATTTCATTGTTtgattggggagggggacggAGGCCATCCCTGTACAGCTCCTCTCACCATGCATTGCTGCATTCTCCATTTCGACCAGTTTAAATCCTTGGGCAGCATCACATATCTCACATGGCTATTTGCCACCGAACTCTCCAACTGCACTCTTATTATTTCCTGCGACATTGGAACCCAGTGAACAGACTAGCAGAATTCTGACCTTGGAGATGAGAGGACGCATAAGTATTTAAAAAAATCCCATCATCACTTTGATAATCATCTGATCAGTTAGTTTTATGTCTCAGTTAGTCACTCAGTCATGGCAACAGTGCCAGATTCATCCCATCGTATCCTTAGAGGAGCAGGCTGGTAGAGGGGTTTAGTGGGATCCTGACTCGGATGCTGCATGCACACACTGAGCAGAATCCCAAGGGCTGGGCTAAAACATTACCGTCTTTACTGTTTGTAAACAGGGAGGTAGCCCAAGAATCTGCAGGGCCCTGGCCATTTGACTTACTATATGGATGCTGGGCACGCAGTCTGTTAACGCTAATCAGGGAGGCATGGTCAGGGACAACCAACTAACAAGGATAGAATTATACTCAAATTGATGGATGACCCGAGTATGTGTTCCGACTGTTAACTGAGCAAGCACTAGAGAATTTAGAAGGTACACAGGGTTCCCAGGAAAACTGCTATAACCAGGAGTATCAGATGGGCTGGAGCATGTTGGTTCTATTGCCGATCAGGCATCACAAATTAAAGGCTCAGTGGGTAACCCTTTACCCATCATTGGAAAGGCCTAGTGAGGTGAATCACGTAGTCAAGGTATCCACCTGCACCGAACAAGAGGAGCTGCCCGTCCCACTTGTTAATGGTCCTGTATTTAAATTTGGAGCAtctaaatgagagagagagagttcattGAGGTAAATGATCCCACATTAATAGTTGAGCTTATACAATTTTTATAAAGTTATTTAAGTCCCATCCCTGGCAATACCCTGTCTTGGACCCCACGAATGGTAGCAATCTTATGTGAAACTCTTTCCTGTTACCAGCTATATTTTTGATTTTATCAGATGGTGTTACTCTGGGCCATGAGGTTTTTTCCAGCTCCAGAAGACTGGGTTGACCTGGAGGCGTCTGTTTATCGGATGTTGGTGGTGTTGCTCCGGTGCCTCGCCCTCAGGAATCTCCCCAACTACTTCATACACGAGATCAACCTTTTCCACGAGGACTATCAGCCAGTGTTTGACTTCCAAACCATGTACAACAAGGTGGAAGAGTTCGCTGATAACCCTGAGAAATTCCTACAGATACACGTGACCCACCTTCTACCCAGGCAGCGTCGGCATCTTGACAGATATGTGAAGCTTCTTCTGCAGATTGAGGATGGTGAGGGCCTTTACTGGAACACGGCCTATTTTGACATCATCCTAAACAAGGTAATTCAAACTTCTGGGTTTTGGAAGGGATCGAGAAGAGAACATGGTGGACTGACAAACTAATCAACATTCCTGTCCTATCAAAGATTCCCAGgtcagggacagcatgggttaaatacagaataatgctccctctacacagtcccaccgaacactcccagggcaggtacagcacgggttagatacagagtaaagctccctctacattgtcccatcaaacattcacaggtcaggtacagcacgggttaggtacagagtaaagatcctgctacactgttccatcaaacactcacagctcaggtacagtatgggttagatacagagaaaagctccctctacactgccccatcaaacattcaCAGGTCAGGTACAGAGTGGATTAGAGACAGAGAAAAGCTTCTTCTGAACTGTGCTGTTAAGTGCTCCCAAGTCgcgtacagcatgggttagatacagcatAAAACTTTCTCTACATTGTcgcatcaaacagtcccagttgaggtAAAGCACAGGTTAGATAAGAGGAGAGTAACCCCTACTCTACTACATTTCCCTTTTCCTCACTAGACATTCCTGGGACCTGGTTGAGTGGCATTTCAATGCAGTGAGAATTATTGTCAGGTAAAGGATACTTACATTAATACACCTCCTGACCCTACAAAAATCTTTAAAAAACCAAACTTACCTGTTTCAGGAGTGGTCTCCAATGGTCCATTTAAGGACCTCTGGTTGGACCACTCAGTGCCACTGGGTTTAGCCCACCCATTGGTGCACAAAAATGGTATTGAGTAATTTGGaaaatggcaggatgtgacaagtggtattgcccagggatctgttctggggcctcaacatttcatcatatttattaatgactcagatgaaggaatagaaagttgtatatgcaagtttgcagatgacactaaattaggagggacagtaagtagtgcagatgggagcaagtaattgcaaagggacatagacagattaagtaagtGGAAAATACTATGGCAAcatcatccactttgggcctaagaaagataaatcagggtATTTTTCTAAGTGGTGAGAAACTTGGTACCATagtgccttggtcagaccccatctgcgtTAGTACTGCATTAGTACcccagtactgcgttcagtttagagcactgcacctcaggaagtggcagtgcagattcaccagaatgataccagggcttagagggttaatttatgaggacaggttgcataaacttggcttgtattcccttgagtataaaagattgtggggtgatctgatcgaggtgtttaaaacgttaaaaggattcatcagggtagatacggagaaactatttcctctggtgggggaatcaagaacaaagggacataatcttaaaattagagctaggccgttcaggagtgaaattaggaagcactgtTTCAcacaaaatctggaactctctccctcaaaaggctgtggatgctgggacaattggaattttcaagactgagatcgattgatttttgtaatgtaagggtatcaagggatatgttgCAAAGGCGggtaatggagctgaggtacagatcagccatgatctaattgaatgatggcacaggctcgaggggctgaatggcctaatcctgttgctAATGTTCCTATGAGACCCTACAACTGGCGTAGGACCCTGAAATAAGGCTATGGCCTTCCTGGCTGCTCGTTCCGAGGCTTGCCCGAAAATCATGTCGGGCGGGCCTCCAATTTTTAGTTGAACGGGGCGGTAGGCAGgcaaaaatcacccccaataaatAGAGAAACCTTCAAACTGTTAGAGGAAAATCATGAACCGTGACAGGCCAGTGGAGTGTGAAAGGCCAGAAGAATGTAAATTTTCGCTCAGCTACCGTTCAGGCTTAGAGGGAGTTTAGCTTTGAGGTGCAGTTGGACAGGACTTTGAGGAGAGTTTGATTCTTGTGACAGTTTGATGCAAGTGAGAACTCAGGCTTATGCTATATATGTTTTTAAGTTAGACAGTCATACACAGAAGGATGGCAGAGGAGAGAAACCTTGTGATGTGCATGTCCAtaacttaaatattttaatgaggctgctgcCTCAAATTTTAGCTGGCTTTTAGATTTAATGCttgtgggccgggtttcccagggctcggcaaATCCGGCAACTGGAGGGAAGCGAGaacagccggatccagcaggtaagtgcctttccagcactggttctgggccagaaggagcaggagtgcccccccccaccccccccagcaaCCCCTATCACACCTGCCACGATCGATTGCCCTCCATCTCAGGATATGATCTCCCCAAGGCTGTTCCGAACTCCCCCTGACCTCCGATCtcctcccgacctccgatctcccatCGACCTCTGATCTCCCCAACGACTTTCCGATCTCCCCTGAAACTCCAATCTACCCCGACCTCTGATCTCCCTAAGGCCTCCAATCTACCCCTGAAACTCCAATCTACCCCGACCTCTGATCTCCCTAAGGCCTCCAATCTACCCCTGAAACTCCAATCTACCCCGACCTCTGATCTCCCTAAGGCCTCCAATCTACCCCTGAAACTCCAATCAACCCCTACCTCCGATCTCCCCAAGGCCTCCAAGACCTCCCCCAATCTTTCCGATCTCCCCCCAACTTGTGATCTCCCCAAGgcatccgatctcccccccggcCTTTCCGGTCTCCCCCACCGGCCTTTCCGATCTCCTCCCGACCGCTGATCTCCTCCTGGCCTTTCCGGTCTCCTCCCCGGCCTTTCCAATCTCCCCACCTGCCTTTCCGATCTCCTCCCGACCGTCGATCTCCTCCTGGCCTTTCTGATCTCCCCACCGGCCTTTCTGATCTCCTCCCAACCTCCGAACTCTTCCAAAGCCTTTCCGATCtacccccacttccccaccccccaGCTTCCAAGGTCTCCCCTCAAACTCCTAAATGAGGTCTAGCCATTAGATTCGGGGTATTTCTGGGTCTCCTGGTCGCTAAAACTATCCCCcagctccctgtaaatatcggggccatagtttGGGACAAACAGGAGGTGACTCAGCAACTCAGAGGAGGGAGGCCCTGTGACACCGTGGGGCAAGGGACTATCCAGAGGGGTGAGATGCAGGTGGCCTACAAGAATAGGAAAGGTAGTAGTGGTGAATGCTATAGTCACAGGTACAGATAGCCTTTTTTGCAGTCATGTTTAGAAGTCCTGAATGatatgttgcttccctggtgccagggtgaaggtAATTACAGAAAGGTTAGAAAACCCTCTGGGAagagtccatgttggaaccaatggcaTATACCAAATATGTTTGAATTCTTGCAGagggagtttaaggagttagagcCAGTGCTCTGATCACTTTTGCTCTCTGCATGTATGGATGGTTTGGACTTCCCCATTCAGGCCTcaattaaaattgcagtcgggtcccaGTGACATCATTGGGACCCCACATACATATGTAAAGAAGGCCAGATTTTGGCAGGCGTCCTCGCCACCTGTTCAAGAGAGTGGGTTGAAATTACAAACGGTAAGATCATGGCAGATAagtaacctgggcaattttaactgcccatccaCCTGACTTCAGCTGGGTTGGTAGGGTTCAAATCGCCCCCACTGTTACTGCAGCAGATGGGTAGCTATTATCCAGCTGGACTCTGTAACAAGAGCTGCAGACTTGTTCACTTGTGGCTGTGGTGAAACCTGTGTTAAAAAGCTGGTGTCCTGTGGCTTTATATTGTAGAACTGCTTTGAATAGAAGTGGCTCCATCATTAAGGGGATTCACTTTCTGTGTATTCTGTTCCGTTCATACGATGGGCTGATTCaacaacaatgagaaaactgTGCATGCACAAGGTTCACTTACAAGTCATGAGTTGACTGCCAGACTGGTGGGTGTtgaggaattgtaaacaattttacaacaccaagttatagtccagcaattttattttaaatgttgagGAAggtgctgacacttcagtactagTTAGGATGGCAGAACTCTGTAACTTTCTACACCTCCCACTGCAAAAGTGTCAGGTCCTGTATGCTATTGAATTACCCCAAGCAGCACTGTTTTATAACGGAATGATAGTGAATGAGACGCACTAAAGAGAATtttacccccccctcccccagatgggtgggagaggggcggggggggggcttaaattcttaaaaatgggaaacccaacccCACCACGCTGTGAAcgtgcctacttccggtttaaccagggcgggatgggggaaggcagagtaatctgctctcgagaggcgggtcggtaattagaatatgttaatgaggctgtgtgcctcagattttaatagccatttggatttaacggctgtgggccaggtttcccggggctcggaaaacccggcagctaaagggaggcgagaactgccggctccagcaggtaagtacttttccagcactgcttgagggccaggaggagcaggtgtgctccccCACCTGTCCCCCAAGCCAACCTGCCATGATCTGCCTCCGTCCCCGCAATcggctgacccccaccccccggcccacgtaatctcccccccccccccaccaccacgatctctcccccctgcgatccgatgtctcccccctaccccggggacctcgccctctctctctccccctcctctctgctctccGACTGCGGCCATCTACAGTAGGccttcctgcccggcagccagccagcctctcaatctggccagctgctgggcgggaaacgaagaaaaaaaattgaaatgaggTCTTGCCATTAAATTCCACAGGACCTCCGCCTTTcctgtatttccgggtttcccagctgcagacactcgcccccgctccctcccctcctccccgtaaatatcggttAACTGACTACAGGATACACAAGATGGGGACTAAAACTGTTTTAAACTGTACTAGTAtgataataaaacaaatttaactgaGAAACAATTCTTGAGAACCGTTGtgtgctctgctctctcctctgGTAATCACTCAATGGTGACACTcaacttcttttctccactattaactgcctccttaaacccctctcccttttcctctccaccctcacctctaacaagGGCGAGAAATTCTAGGATTTTttttgtcaccaagattgagaccatccattcagctgcctcagctgctcctccccctctttcccttaCCCATCAAGATAAACCTCTCACAAGGCCTCCCTACCCACCACCCTAGCCctgaattcctctctctctctctctctctttagtttctctcttatctccttTCACGCCTACACTGAGTTCATCTCTTCCAAGAAACCCATCACTTGCTTCCTCAACCACATTCTCATTAAACTGCTAACTATCCAATTTCCCTTCTGGGCCCAATGTTAAcaaacattgtaaatggttccctctccccaagcactttcaaaaccaccatcatcgCCCCCCTCATAATACCAACCCTCGAAACCTATGcctttgcaaactactgccccatttctagccttccttcctctccaaagcccttgaCCGTGTTGTCATCTCCCAGAGCCGTGCACATCTCTCCCACAACTCCCTAttgaattcctccaatcaggATGCTGCCCCCCACCCATATCATGAAAACTgtcctaaccaaagtcatgaatgatGTTATCTGTGACTTTGACTGTGATGCattatctctcctcattctccccaacctttctgcagtctttgacacggttgaccacaccattcttcCCCAACATCTCTCCTCCATTCTCCAGCCTGGTGGAAgtacccttgcttggttccactcttagctatccaatcatagccaatgTAATTATAACAATGACTGCTCTTCCCAACCCTGCACCATCTCATTGGGAGTTCCCATGGACCAACCTTggcctccctcctcttcctcagctacatgttgccccttgatGGCATCAATCACAGATATGGGGGCCAATTTTTGGATGACAgaccaggtgcgttgggggcggggggactcgTAAAATGGCAAAAGCCCGGAGCgtgttcggagcccggctccaacccaccgacttccgggttccccagtgacacgtttGGGTGGGCGCGCAGCTccagcatgcgggactcccaccagcaattaaagtggcaggatgatgatttacatagttaggcaaatagttgaggtacttgagagacctcattgactagacttttggcaggggtgcaattttgaagaatCCTCAgcttgtttcccatgctgtgggaaacactccctgtcgtagcagacgtgtttcagccagcagccagtgggagatgcaaaggattatttgacaagtgggggggaaacctcatttattgcagcagggcactctgtcacttcagacaaagttttggctgcaagatctttgtattTTCATTCAAAATTCTGAATTTACACCCAAAActttgctgtgcaaacatatttacctactttgcggaccccctcaaactcacaccgtcaggatgggggggggcaccatggctacattcatcacttcatccgaggacgagcaacatcaccagcctcgccaggcacaccgtccacctccaccatgtggagctccacatcacagtgctgcgccacaggaacctgcacaagagcacggagggcaacaacagagagagcgacgtcgcaggaggcactaccctcacaacggggtctacagaccgaggctcagcttcctggacctctctgaggaccagtgcatatggaggctcagagtcagatGCCagatagtcgcagacatctgcagcctccttcatgccgagctgctcccagctggcctgagCAACTTCtccttacttgtcgctgtcaaaatcaccactgccctcaacttcttcgcctccggatcgttccagggtgccaccagggacgtcgccggggtctctcagtcatctgcacgcaaatgcataaggcaggtcaccgactgcttgtttcgcagggcctcgaactacgtcaacttccccatggatgacctcaaccggatggagagggcagtgggattccacgctatggctggcttcccacaggtgcagggtgtaatcgattgtacTCAGATAGGAATACGAGcacctgttcatcaacaggaagggctatcactccatcaacactcagctcatctgtgaccaccacaagag encodes the following:
- the LOC137331617 gene encoding protein mab-21-like 4, which codes for MWSSNRDRLGWYQRYLLGIKAHQDMKIIEIQKCEDVLFTILDRVQQQDFRFLVDYSRDHACFDYTLRTEFDELDMEVPLWFNDLSLRVEESCDTHYTLDGIIHQTPPKKGSVYLAVPKEGESRWSGSDIFHPLPESSQCSGHLVPGRVINVLKELVKGAIVYCEQNCLLSPGDVNASLLNFDGPRITLVVRNGTKPLRVNIVPVVRRAIEKFLEDGNQNEKGFPERTKPATPEEIDVSNGTYYRWRFSFERPVWKLLENADADRGHRLDSLCLLDRIKTDHWLPEKHKRGLTFKQLQMVLLWAMRFFPAPEDWVDLEASVYRMLVVLLRCLALRNLPNYFIHEINLFHEDYQPVFDFQTMYNKVEEFADNPEKFLQIHVTHLLPRQRRHLDRYVKLLLQIEDGEGLYWNTAYFDIILNKFQVYHVQDAERIGAMQLIWSKTTKLVTDEGCSS